A region of Anticarsia gemmatalis isolate Benzon Research Colony breed Stoneville strain chromosome 18, ilAntGemm2 primary, whole genome shotgun sequence DNA encodes the following proteins:
- the LOC142980705 gene encoding uncharacterized protein LOC142980705, protein MCQCAIVLTTVLFIAHTNGESSEDQAFTYYAPSTVNFHDIYANSLAMLADDPSPATPLTDDDSYHLSNMPSHFVEYQPRIQSTVGPPPTPRYAINSSYIRNGTEETTLPTSSTSSTTEEPDELIIKVLPIAKSNKYQRGVLDLLFPPARVKTFKSVFDTIRRLLSHTF, encoded by the exons ATGTGCCAGTGTGCTATCGTATTAACTACTGTGCTATTTATt GCACACACAAATGGCGAATCATCAGAAGACCAAGCATTCACGTACTACGCGCCTTCGACAGTAAACTTCCACGACATCTACGCGAACAGCTTAGCCATGCTAGCTGACGACCCGTCTCCAGCCACGCCTCTCACAGACGACGACTCTTACCACCTCAGTAACATGCCTTCACACTTCGTGGAGTACCAACCTCGTATACAATCCACAGTGGGACCACCGCCAACTCCTCGATACGCAATAAATTCTTCATATATCAGAAATGGCACAGAAGAAACTACACTCCCCACGTCATCAACGTCTTCAACAACAGAGGAACCAGACGAATTGATCATTAAAGTTCTGCCAATAGCGAAATCCAACAAATACCAAAGGGGAGTCTTAGATCTTCTGTTCCCTCCCGCCAGAGTAAAGACCTTCAAGTCTGTCTTCGACACGATAAGGCGTCTACTCTCACATACGTTTTAG